The Setaria italica strain Yugu1 chromosome IX, Setaria_italica_v2.0, whole genome shotgun sequence genome has a window encoding:
- the LOC101769741 gene encoding galactinol synthase 2, with translation MAPELAGKMTAKAAAAPAVKPTTRAYVTFLAGDGDYWKGVVGLAKGLRKVGSAYPLVVAVLPDVPESHRRILVSQGCIVREIEPVYPPENQTQFAMAYYVINYSKLRIWEFVEYERMVYLDADIQVFENIDELFELEKGSFYAVMDCFCEKTWSHTPQYKIGYCQQCPDRVAWPTAELGPPPALYFNAGMFVHEPSMATAKALLDTLRVTPPTPFAEQDFLNMFFREQYKPIPNVYNLVLAMLWRHPENVQLEKVKVVHYCAAGSKPWRYTGKEANMDREDIKMLVNKWWNIYNDESLDFKGLPALPADADEVEAVAKKPIRAALAEAGTMKYVTAPSAA, from the exons ATGGCTCCCGAGCTGGCCGGCAAGATGACCGCCAaggctgccgccgccccggcggtgAAGCCCACGACGAGGGCGTACGTGACGTTcctggccggcgacggcgactaCTGGAAGGGCGTCGTGGGGTTAGCCAAGGGCCTGCGCAAGGTGGGCTCGGCGTACCCGCTGGTGGTGGCCGTGCTGCCCGACGTGCCGGAGTCCCACCGCCGCATCCTCGTCTCGCAGGGCTGCATCGTCCGCGAGATCGAGCCCGTGTACCCGCCCGAGAACCAGACGCAGTTCGCCATGGCCTACTACGTCATCAACTACTCCAAGCTCCGCATCTGGGAG TTCGTGGAGTACGAGAGGATGGTGTACCTGGACGCGGACATCCAGGTGTTTGAGAACATCGACGAGCTGTTCGAGCTTGAGAAGGGCAGCTTCTACGCGGTGATGGACTGCTTCTGCGAGAAGACGTGGAGCCACACCCCGCAGTACAAGATCGGCTACTGCCAGCAGTGCCCCGACAGGGTCGCGTGGCCGACCGCCGAGCTCGGCCCTCCGCCGGCGCTCTACTTCAACGCGGGCATGTTCGTGCACGAGCCCAGCATGGCCACCGCAAAGGCCCTGCTCGACACCCTCCGCGTGACTCCACCCACCCCCTTCGCAGAGCAG GATTTCCTGAACATGTTCTTCAGGGAGCAGTACAAGCCGATCCCGAACGTGTACAACCTGGTGCTGGCCATGCTCTGGAGGCACCCCGAGAACGTGCAGCTGGAGAAGGTGAAGGTCGTGCACTACTGCGCGGCGGGGTCGAAGCCGTGGAGGTACACGGGCAAGGAGGCCAACATGGACAGGGAGGACATCAAGATGCTGGTGAATAAGTGGTGGAACATCTACAACGACGAGTCCCTGGACTTCAAGGGGCTGCCGGCCctccccgccgacgccgacgaggtggaGGCCGTGGCCAAGAAGCCGATCCGCGCGGCGCTGGCGGAGGCCGGCACGATGAAGTACGTCACCGCGCCCTCGGCCGCGTGA